ACAGGCTCCTTGCCCGCCTATTGGCATTAAATCAATGCGAAGGCCCACAGCGAGCCCCCGTACAAGCCATCCAATGTTGCTTCAGGAAAAATGGTCTTTCTCCGGAATATTGGTACTATGCCCCTGGCCCCTTGAACCAACTTTCAGAAATGATCGGTCGAGCACACTTTCTCTGAACTGTTGGTACTATCCCTGGCTCCTGGCTTCTGGTTCACACATGGCCTTTCTCCGAAGTATTGGTATCACCTACACCGAAATTACAGCGATTTTCAATTGCCTTTACCCGAGGAGCGCCTGCATTTTGCTGGCTCATGCACACTGCAAGTGCGCGTCCCAGCGTAGATTGATTCGCAAACCGCTCTAGTCAGCTTGACCTACCGGAATTGTGTAAGGTTCGACGCCCAATCGTTGCGCCGAATGAACTAGCCATCGGTTATCATCGCGTTCAGGAAAGTCAGAGCGGTAGTGGGCTCCGCGACTCTCCTGGCGCAACAAGGCCGCCGTGGCAACTAATCGGGCCACCGTCACGAAATTTCTCGTTGGTAGATTTGTCGCTCGTTTTTCGTACGATGCGAGCTTCTCAACCGCTTGAGCAAGCTCATCAGCAGAGCGAATGATGCTGACGTGCCGGCTCATAAGCGTGCGCACCTGATGGAACACCTCCGGTTCGATCCGCCAATCCGCCGGCCACGGCTCTTTCTTGTCAACCGTTGCAACTGCCGGCGCAGGGAGAGCGTCGGCAAGAACAGCGCGCGCGGCACGTGCGCCAAACACCAAGCCCTCCAGCAATGAATTACTGGCCAGCCGATTCGCGCCGTGAATGCCTGCGCAGGCGACCTCACCAGCAGCATAGAGTCCCGTCACACATGTGCGACCATGCAAATCGGTGCGCACACCGCCCATCATGTAATGCGCCGCCGGACTGACCGGGATCAACTCTCGTGTGATGTCTATACCATACTGCAAGCACGTTGTGTAGATACGCGGAAACCGCGCTTTGATCCGCTCGGCATTCAGATGTGTCACATCGAGAAAAACAACATCGCTCTGTGTGCGAGCCATTTCTTGAATGATCGCCCGCGAAACAACATCGCGCGGGGCAAGCTCAGCTCGTTCATGATAAGCCGACATGAACCACTCACGGTGAACATTGCGCAGCAAGGCTCCTTCACCACGCATCGCTTCAGACAAGAGGAAATTGGGCGCGCCCGGCACAGACAAGGCAGTCGGATGAAATTGAACGAATTCCATATCGGCCAGCACAGCGCCGGCATAATAGGCCATGGCCATGCCGTCGCCAGTGGCCACATCAGGATTAGTTGAGTGCGCGTACAATTGCCCAGCGCCGCCAGTGGTCAAAATCACCGCGCGAGAAAAGACACGATGATAGATGCCGGTGATCGTATCAATGAAACCGACACCGATGCAACGGCCTTCACGCGTCACCAGCTCGACGCTCAGCGCGTGCTGGATTAACTCGACTTTGTTGAGCCGGTAGAGTTGCGCCAGCATCGCGCGCACGATCTCACGCCCTGTCGAATCACCCTTAGCATGAAGGATGCGTCGGCGAGAATGGGCGGCCTCTTGGCCAAGTTCTAACCGATCACCAGTGCGATCGAACTCAGCGCCCCATTCAATCAACTCTTCAATGGCGCGTGGTCCTTCCTCGACCAGCACACGGACGGCCTCCTTCTCACAAAGGCCTGCGCCGGCATTGATCGTGTCTTCAAAATGGAGCGCAATATCGTCGTCATCGCTGATGACAGCCGCGACGCCGCCTTGCGCATACTCGGTATTTGACTCAGTGACTTCCTCTTTGGTGAATACAACCACACGGCCTGCATTGGCCAATTCAAGACAGGCGCGTAATCCGGCGATACCACTGCCGATGATAATGTAATCTGCGTGATCTACCATACGCTCGGTTCTCAACGTTCACAAGCCTGGCAGACAGCGCACACGCCAACAGCCCAGATGCCCTTACCTACCGTGCAGGCACATCAGAACTCCGATGCGCGCGGTAGACACCGCGCACGCCAACAGCCCAGACGTCCGCCAGCTCGATAAGCCCTGTTATCGCCGCTCGTTTGATTGCGCTGATGCGTTGCCTCCATAGCAGCAAGCGCACCTTCTCGGACTCGTCGTTGTTACCGCTCCGTTGAGTGCGCTGATGCGTTGTAGATCAAGCTGGATCAAATCAACATGCTAGGACGCAGCGGCAGCATCTCCTACCTGGACATCACTCCCGTTACGCGGCGGCAGCCCAAAGCGCTGGCGAAGCTGGTTCTCAATCTGCAGAGCAATTTCCGGATGCTCCTTCAAGAAGAGGCGCGCATTCTCCCGACCCTGACCGAGTCGTTCGCCTTTATAAGCAAACCAGGAGCCGCTTTTCTCCACGATTTTGTGCTCGACGCCAAGGTCAAGCAATTCGCCCTCGCGGGAAATGCCTTCACCATAGATGATGTCAAACTCCGCTTCACGGAACGGCGGCGCAACTTTGTTCTTCACCACTTTGACTTTGGTGCGGCTGCCAACCACTTCCTCGCCATCTTTAATAGCGCCTGTACGGCGAATGTCCAATCGCAGGCTGGCATAGAATTTGAGCGCCTTGCCGCCAGTAGTTGTTTCCGGATTGCCGAACATGACGCCAATTTTTTCGCGCACCTGATTGATGAAGATGAGCGCCGTTTTTGAGCGATAGACAGCGCCAGCTAATTTTCGTAAGGCTTGCGACATCAATCGCGCTTGCAAACCGGGCAGCGCGTCGCCCATCTCACCTTCCAATTCAGCGCGCGGCACAAGCGCCGCCACAGAATCAACGACCAACACATCAATGCCACCAGAGCGAACCAACGCCTCAGCGATTTCCAATGCTTGCTCGCCGCTATCGGGCTGCGAGACCAGCAGGTCATCCACGTTGACGCCCAACTTCTCGGCATAACCAGCATCCAGCGCGTGTTCCGCATCAATGTAGGCGGCGACACCGCCTAATCGTTGCGCTTCGGCGACTACATGCAAAGCCAGCGTCGTTTTCCCGCCAGCTTCCGGGCCAAAGATTTCCGTCACACGGCCACGCGGAATGCCGCCCACGCCAATGGCAGCATCCAGACTCAAACTGTTGGTGGAAATGACCGGCACGTCCTCCACCTTGGTATCACCCAGCCGCATGACCGTTCCCTTGCCAAATTGTTTTTCGATCTGACTCAGCGCCATTTCAATGGCTTTGTTTCTTTTCTCAACGTCTATCATCTGTAACATCGCCTCCCTGTTCGTAAATGTAAAATCCTCGCCCTGATTTTCGCCCCAGCCAACCGGCATCCACATATTGTTGCAGCAGCGGACAGGGACGATATTTGGGGTCTTTAAAGCCGTGATACAAGACATTCATGATCGCTAAACAGACATCCAGCCCAATGAGGTCGGCTAGTTGCAGTGGTCCCATGGGATGATTCATGCCCAATCGCATCACCTCATCAATGGCTTCGACCGTGCCGACGCCTTCGTGCAAGGCAAAGATCGCCTCGTTGATCATTGGCATCAACACCCGATTGGAGACGAACCCTGGCCAGTCGTTCACCTCAACCGGTTGCTTCCCCATCTTCTTAGCAATCCATGTAACAGCTTGAAACGTTTCATCAGAAGTCGCTGCGCCGCGAATGACCTCTACCAATTTCATGAGCGGCACCGGATTCATGAAGTGCATCCCGATAACCTTGTCAGCGCGCTTGGTGGCTGAACCAATTTTGGTGATGGAAATCGAAGACGTGTTAGTAGCGAGAATCACCTCCGGGCGGGTAATTGAATCTAAATCGCGAAACATACGA
This portion of the Blastocatellia bacterium genome encodes:
- the nadB gene encoding L-aspartate oxidase, with protein sequence MVDHADYIIIGSGIAGLRACLELANAGRVVVFTKEEVTESNTEYAQGGVAAVISDDDDIALHFEDTINAGAGLCEKEAVRVLVEEGPRAIEELIEWGAEFDRTGDRLELGQEAAHSRRRILHAKGDSTGREIVRAMLAQLYRLNKVELIQHALSVELVTREGRCIGVGFIDTITGIYHRVFSRAVILTTGGAGQLYAHSTNPDVATGDGMAMAYYAGAVLADMEFVQFHPTALSVPGAPNFLLSEAMRGEGALLRNVHREWFMSAYHERAELAPRDVVSRAIIQEMARTQSDVVFLDVTHLNAERIKARFPRIYTTCLQYGIDITRELIPVSPAAHYMMGGVRTDLHGRTCVTGLYAAGEVACAGIHGANRLASNSLLEGLVFGARAARAVLADALPAPAVATVDKKEPWPADWRIEPEVFHQVRTLMSRHVSIIRSADELAQAVEKLASYEKRATNLPTRNFVTVARLVATAALLRQESRGAHYRSDFPERDDNRWLVHSAQRLGVEPYTIPVGQAD
- the recA gene encoding recombinase RecA, with the protein product MIDVEKRNKAIEMALSQIEKQFGKGTVMRLGDTKVEDVPVISTNSLSLDAAIGVGGIPRGRVTEIFGPEAGGKTTLALHVVAEAQRLGGVAAYIDAEHALDAGYAEKLGVNVDDLLVSQPDSGEQALEIAEALVRSGGIDVLVVDSVAALVPRAELEGEMGDALPGLQARLMSQALRKLAGAVYRSKTALIFINQVREKIGVMFGNPETTTGGKALKFYASLRLDIRRTGAIKDGEEVVGSRTKVKVVKNKVAPPFREAEFDIIYGEGISREGELLDLGVEHKIVEKSGSWFAYKGERLGQGRENARLFLKEHPEIALQIENQLRQRFGLPPRNGSDVQVGDAAAAS
- a CDS encoding 3-hydroxybutyryl-CoA dehydrogenase, with product MDMEAIKIFGVVGAGTMGHGIAQVAARAGYRVILCDVTLRIVEAARNRIESNLSRDVSKGRLTEIGKKEVLDRIGTTDNLQALSEADFVVEAVIEDVDTKLRMFRDLDSITRPEVILATNTSSISITKIGSATKRADKVIGMHFMNPVPLMKLVEVIRGAATSDETFQAVTWIAKKMGKQPVEVNDWPGFVSNRVLMPMINEAIFALHEGVGTVEAIDEVMRLGMNHPMGPLQLADLIGLDVCLAIMNVLYHGFKDPKYRPCPLLQQYVDAGWLGRKSGRGFYIYEQGGDVTDDRR